From the Pectobacterium carotovorum genome, one window contains:
- a CDS encoding 6-phospho-beta-glucosidase yields MSHQFPKAFLWGGAIAANQVEGAYLTDGKGLSTSDLQPQGIFGEIVTRTPSDSGIKDTAIDFYHRYPEDIALFAEMGFKCLRISIAWTRIFPQGDETQPNEAGLAFYDRLLDEMAKYGIQPLVTLSHYEMPYGLVKNYGGWGSRETITFFERYARTVFQRYKDKVKHWLTFNEINCALHAPFTGIGLPTESSKQDIYQAIHHQLVASAKAVKACHDIIPDAKIGNMMLGSMFYPLTCKPADVMETMQQNRDWLFFGDVQARGYYPAYMKRFFAQHGITLTVTEDDRQSLKETIDFISFSYYMTGCVTTDEEANLKARGNILNMVPNPHLESSEWGWQIDPEGLRYLLNYLYDRYQKPLFIVENGLGAKDKLESDGSINDDYRIKYLNDHLYQVGEALEDGVEVMGYTCWGPIDLVSASKAEMSKRYGFIYVDRDDEGNGTLERRRKKSFYWYKEVISSNGETLK; encoded by the coding sequence ATGAGCCATCAGTTTCCGAAAGCATTCTTGTGGGGCGGCGCGATTGCAGCCAATCAGGTTGAAGGCGCGTATTTAACGGACGGCAAAGGGTTATCGACGTCCGACTTACAGCCACAGGGTATTTTTGGCGAGATCGTCACGCGTACGCCGAGCGATAGCGGAATCAAAGACACCGCGATCGATTTTTATCACCGTTATCCTGAAGATATCGCGCTCTTTGCTGAAATGGGCTTCAAATGCCTGAGAATCTCGATTGCCTGGACGCGCATTTTCCCGCAGGGCGATGAAACCCAGCCGAATGAGGCAGGACTGGCATTTTACGATCGTCTGTTGGATGAAATGGCAAAGTATGGCATTCAGCCGCTGGTGACGCTGTCCCACTATGAAATGCCTTATGGTCTGGTGAAGAATTACGGCGGCTGGGGAAGCCGTGAAACGATTACGTTCTTCGAGCGCTATGCCCGCACGGTATTCCAGCGCTATAAAGACAAAGTGAAACACTGGCTGACGTTCAACGAAATTAACTGCGCATTACATGCACCATTTACAGGAATTGGTTTACCTACCGAGAGTAGTAAGCAGGATATTTATCAGGCGATTCATCACCAGCTTGTGGCTAGTGCTAAAGCGGTGAAGGCGTGCCATGACATCATCCCTGATGCCAAAATCGGCAATATGATGTTGGGTTCCATGTTCTATCCATTAACCTGCAAGCCTGCGGATGTCATGGAAACGATGCAGCAGAACCGCGATTGGCTGTTCTTCGGCGATGTCCAAGCCCGAGGATACTACCCGGCGTACATGAAGCGTTTCTTTGCACAGCACGGTATTACGCTGACGGTAACCGAAGACGATCGCCAGTCGCTGAAAGAAACTATCGATTTCATTTCTTTCAGCTATTACATGACGGGCTGTGTAACCACGGATGAAGAAGCGAACCTGAAAGCCCGCGGCAATATTTTGAACATGGTGCCGAACCCGCATCTGGAAAGCTCCGAGTGGGGCTGGCAGATCGACCCGGAAGGGCTGCGCTATTTGCTGAACTATCTGTATGACCGTTATCAAAAACCGCTGTTCATTGTGGAAAACGGTTTGGGTGCCAAAGACAAACTTGAAAGCGATGGCAGCATTAACGATGACTATCGCATCAAATACCTGAACGATCACCTGTATCAAGTGGGTGAAGCGCTGGAAGATGGCGTTGAGGTGATGGGTTATACCTGCTGGGGGCCTATCGATCTGGTGAGTGCATCAAAAGCCGAAATGTCGAAACGCTACGGCTTTATTTATGTCGATCGTGATGATGAAGGGAACGGCACATTAGAACGTCGGCGTAAGAAAAGTTTCTACTGGTATAAAGAGGTCATTTCCTCTAATGGTGAAACGTTGAAATAA